One region of Chryseobacterium sp. C-71 genomic DNA includes:
- a CDS encoding DNA alkylation repair protein: MSKILKEIKESLAVLSIPEKAAFFPKFFKTGKGEYGEGDLFLGVTVPDQRSVAKEFYSKINLKELSELLSSPYHEHRLTALLMLISKFEKTKDQAVKDEVIKFYLNHLQHINNWDLVDTSCYKILGRYAFENQKENLLRELSKSDQMWHKRIAVVGTMYYVKKGSFELTKEFVTQNLHHPHDLMHKANGWLLREMGNKNEAVLIDYLNKYYKEMPRTCLRYAIEKLDEEVRQDYLKGRI, translated from the coding sequence ATGAGTAAAATACTTAAAGAAATCAAAGAATCACTAGCTGTTTTATCCATTCCGGAGAAAGCGGCTTTTTTTCCTAAGTTTTTTAAGACAGGAAAAGGAGAATATGGTGAAGGAGATTTATTTTTAGGTGTAACAGTTCCTGATCAAAGGTCTGTCGCCAAAGAATTTTATTCAAAAATTAATTTAAAAGAATTAAGCGAATTGCTTTCTTCACCTTATCACGAACACAGATTGACGGCTCTGCTGATGCTGATTTCTAAATTTGAAAAAACAAAAGACCAAGCTGTAAAAGACGAGGTTATTAAATTTTATTTAAATCATCTTCAGCATATCAACAATTGGGATCTGGTGGATACGAGTTGTTATAAGATTTTAGGTCGGTATGCTTTTGAAAATCAGAAAGAAAACTTATTAAGAGAGCTTTCAAAATCTGATCAAATGTGGCATAAAAGAATTGCGGTTGTAGGAACGATGTATTATGTGAAAAAGGGTTCTTTTGAATTAACTAAAGAATTTGTAACCCAAAATTTACATCATCCACACGACTTGATGCACAAAGCAAACGGATGGCTTTTGAGAGAAATGGGAAATAAAAATGAAGCTGTGCTAATCGATTATCTAAACAAATATTACAAAGAAATGCCAAGAACCTGCCTCAGATATGCAATTGAAAAATTGGATGAAGAGGTAAGGCAAGATTATTTGAAAGGCAGAATTTAA
- a CDS encoding META domain-containing protein: MKNILLVLFALFLFSLVLNCSAAKSNNSHYQREWMLVAFDQFPKQELIENKAGINLTGEKINTEVKGSATMGCNKIFFTTEFKNNGKLKISNLGSTEMACQNMNLENAFLKKFGKMAHYKIEGHRLTLSDKNGNEMKFIAADWD, encoded by the coding sequence ATGAAAAACATTTTGTTAGTTCTTTTTGCCCTTTTTCTTTTCAGTTTAGTCTTAAATTGCTCAGCTGCGAAGTCAAATAATTCCCATTACCAAAGAGAATGGATGTTGGTTGCATTCGATCAGTTTCCCAAACAGGAGTTGATTGAAAATAAGGCTGGAATTAATTTAACAGGTGAAAAAATAAATACTGAAGTGAAGGGAAGTGCCACAATGGGTTGCAATAAAATATTTTTCACAACTGAATTTAAAAATAATGGAAAGCTGAAAATCTCAAATCTTGGCAGTACCGAAATGGCTTGTCAAAATATGAATCTTGAAAATGCTTTTCTGAAGAAATTCGGAAAAATGGCCCATTATAAAATTGAAGGACATCGATTAACGCTTTCTGATAAAAACGGCAATGAGATGAAATTTATCGCAGCAGATTGGGATTAA
- a CDS encoding DUF4919 domain-containing protein: MNYRIIFFLLVLPFFGFSQKTKLDMKIIEKNLNNSKSPYNYERLIFKFKGLPKSLDSIEAQHLYYGRNFRKDKVSQMGDEFKGLAEAFKSGNFEECIRLGKILYAKDPTNLDIILILLRSYDQKKDVSNFSHHISQLRLLTDAIKSSGDGKSEKTAFKVNSVGDEYIFLNVMNIGQDYTRGSKTLQDGVVDVWEKGDIKIYIKVLYLDLIF, translated from the coding sequence ATGAATTACAGAATCATATTCTTTCTCCTTGTTCTTCCGTTTTTTGGGTTTAGCCAAAAGACAAAACTCGATATGAAAATTATTGAGAAGAATCTCAATAATTCAAAGTCGCCTTATAATTACGAAAGGCTTATTTTTAAATTTAAAGGTCTTCCGAAATCTCTCGACAGTATAGAAGCACAGCATTTATATTACGGCAGAAATTTCAGAAAAGATAAAGTTTCCCAGATGGGAGACGAGTTCAAAGGTTTAGCGGAAGCTTTTAAAAGCGGTAATTTTGAAGAATGCATCAGGCTTGGGAAAATTCTTTATGCAAAAGATCCTACCAATCTCGATATCATTCTCATTCTGCTTCGTTCTTATGACCAGAAGAAAGATGTAAGCAATTTTTCGCATCATATTTCCCAGTTAAGGCTTCTTACCGATGCTATCAAAAGTTCCGGAGACGGAAAATCTGAGAAAACCGCATTTAAAGTGAACAGTGTGGGGGACGAATATATCTTCCTCAATGTGATGAATATTGGTCAGGATTACACAAGAGGTTCTAAAACTTTGCAAGATGGCGTGGTTGACGTTTGGGAAAAAGGAGACATCAAAATTTATATCAAGGTACTTTATTTAGACTTAATTTTTTAA
- a CDS encoding sodium:proton antiporter has protein sequence MELYYSFSALIVLASIFAYINYRFLKLPSTIGIMVIAIVISIILVLFGENSFPKTFGHLSSLMNSIDFTEVLMGAMLNFLLFAGGIHININDLKEQFRPVLIFSTAGVIISTFIVGFGMFYLLPLVGLKIPFIYCLVFGALISPTDPVAVLSVLKQANISKSLETKIAGESLFNDGMAVVVFTVVLQLAIGREVDLGVENIMILLMKEAGGGLLLGVLLGWITSRLMREVDDYIISVLVTLAVVMGGYLVARQMHVSGPLTMVAAGLFMGNFNVKFKMKSVTQDYLIKFWELIDEILNAVLFLFIGFELLMIKDLNHYVIPGLLAIAVVLIARFISIWGPTKFMSFRTRFSPQTIKVLFWGGIRGGVSIALAMSIPKNEYSNAILSITYCVVVFSIIVQGLTIAKVANPKRIADEEKELESIALEEGR, from the coding sequence TTGGAATTATATTATTCATTTTCAGCGCTCATCGTATTAGCATCTATTTTTGCATATATCAACTACAGATTTTTAAAACTTCCTAGCACCATCGGGATTATGGTCATTGCCATCGTGATATCTATCATTCTGGTTTTATTTGGTGAAAATTCTTTTCCAAAAACATTCGGACATTTGAGTAGTTTGATGAACAGTATAGACTTCACCGAAGTTCTAATGGGAGCAATGCTGAATTTCCTTCTTTTCGCAGGAGGAATTCATATTAATATTAATGATTTAAAGGAACAGTTCCGTCCCGTCCTCATATTTTCTACGGCAGGTGTCATCATTTCCACCTTTATCGTAGGTTTTGGAATGTTCTATTTGTTGCCTTTAGTTGGTTTAAAGATTCCTTTTATTTACTGTTTGGTTTTTGGAGCATTGATTTCTCCTACAGATCCGGTTGCGGTTTTAAGTGTTTTAAAACAGGCTAATATTTCTAAATCATTAGAAACAAAAATTGCAGGAGAATCATTGTTCAACGACGGTATGGCGGTTGTGGTTTTCACAGTGGTATTACAGCTTGCAATTGGGAGAGAAGTTGATTTGGGCGTAGAAAATATTATGATATTATTGATGAAAGAAGCCGGCGGAGGATTGCTTTTGGGTGTTCTTTTGGGTTGGATAACTTCAAGATTGATGCGTGAAGTGGATGATTATATAATTTCAGTTTTGGTGACATTGGCTGTTGTAATGGGCGGTTATCTCGTAGCAAGACAGATGCACGTTTCTGGTCCGTTGACGATGGTTGCGGCAGGATTATTCATGGGTAATTTCAATGTTAAATTTAAAATGAAATCGGTCACTCAGGATTATCTGATTAAATTTTGGGAACTTATTGATGAAATTCTCAATGCTGTCTTATTTCTTTTTATCGGTTTCGAATTATTGATGATTAAAGATTTAAACCATTACGTCATTCCGGGATTACTGGCGATTGCTGTGGTTTTGATTGCAAGATTTATTTCGATTTGGGGACCTACAAAATTCATGTCATTCAGAACGAGGTTTAGTCCTCAAACCATAAAAGTTCTTTTTTGGGGAGGAATCCGTGGTGGTGTTTCCATTGCTTTGGCTATGTCTATCCCGAAAAACGAATACAGTAATGCTATTTTAAGTATTACTTATTGTGTGGTTGTATTTTCTATTATTGTTCAAGGACTTACGATTGCAAAAGTTGCCAATCCAAAAAGGATTGCTGATGAAGAAAAAGAGTTGGAAAGTATTGCTTTAGAAGAAGGTCGTTAA
- a CDS encoding collagen-like protein, with translation MKRILLTVGILLGCHLVSAQAPEKMSYQAVMRNTTGQLLTNQNIGVKVSVLQGSPAGTVVYSERLTGTTNVNGLISLEIGTGTVLSGTFAGINWPSGNYYLKTETDPTGGTSYTITGTSQLLSVPYAMYAKTSGSSGGSFAIPFAATANNAANLFAITNDGDGTSIDGTSNSVTSSIAAVRGTINNVAPGGFSSAVRGINNGTGGLGIGVWGSQAGSGWGVYGNTPGGIGVYGNASGSGYGVYANSNTGTGLNATSTTGPAANLSITNNANNSTVLTANTSGSGTVIDVTTSGSGVGVKSTTGNGFAIHGITSQQSSAGVIADNNGSGEAVVGRNTSDIAGAVVGRNDGGAYGVHGFIANNTTGTGIGVYGRVGVSGSTGRAGRFQNFNTANDKNTLEVESNSTGNIPDNTLGNVSSFLASNTNSVSAAVRGEVKTIFGNFGAAGIFGVSSGTGGFGGLFYSSNINGNGRALVALNDGNGDAIVANVGKDGDAIEANVDGTGRAIYGWVPTFSTGKAAEFKNFNTANTSTALSATTVGNGIAGDFFVDNTNGTSPAVKGKVNSQFANFGTAGVYGESAGTGGFAGLFYASNASGNGPALIALANGNGNGITANAKNSGDGVEATVDGTGSAIYGWVPNFGTGRAGYFRNFNTANSQAVLSVTNAGTGTGVFVNHTGASGNIAVLQSAGANVARINKTGTAFFNGGTQNSGADLAEAFDVEGNTSDYEPGDILVISTDTDRTVEKSSKPYSTLVAGVYATKPGVLLTEENIDSELIGKVPMGVVGVIPTKVCLEGGKIKRGDLLVTSSKSGVAMKANPKKVRIGQVIGKALQDYAQNSIGKIKVLVNIK, from the coding sequence ATGAAAAGAATTTTACTAACAGTCGGAATTTTACTAGGCTGTCATTTAGTTTCAGCCCAAGCTCCGGAAAAAATGAGTTATCAGGCCGTAATGAGAAACACAACAGGACAATTATTGACCAATCAAAACATCGGAGTAAAAGTTAGCGTTTTGCAAGGCTCCCCAGCAGGAACAGTTGTCTACTCTGAAAGATTAACTGGAACAACAAACGTTAATGGACTTATAAGTCTGGAAATCGGAACAGGAACTGTACTTTCGGGAACTTTTGCCGGAATCAACTGGCCGTCTGGTAATTATTATTTAAAAACAGAAACAGACCCTACAGGCGGAACATCTTATACAATTACAGGAACAAGTCAGTTATTAAGCGTGCCTTACGCAATGTATGCAAAAACGTCAGGAAGCTCAGGAGGAAGTTTTGCGATACCTTTCGCAGCAACAGCCAATAATGCGGCCAACTTATTTGCAATTACCAACGACGGTGACGGAACTTCAATTGATGGAACCAGCAACAGCGTGACATCAAGTATAGCCGCCGTGAGAGGAACTATAAATAATGTAGCACCAGGAGGATTTTCATCTGCCGTTCGAGGAATCAATAATGGAACAGGAGGTTTAGGAATTGGTGTTTGGGGCTCACAGGCAGGAAGCGGATGGGGAGTTTACGGCAATACTCCTGGTGGAATAGGAGTTTATGGAAATGCTTCAGGCTCTGGATATGGTGTCTATGCTAACAGCAACACAGGAACAGGTCTTAACGCAACCAGTACTACAGGACCAGCTGCCAATCTTTCAATTACAAACAATGCCAACAACAGTACAGTGCTTACTGCAAACACTTCAGGAAGCGGAACAGTAATTGACGTTACAACATCAGGATCCGGAGTTGGTGTAAAAAGTACTACAGGAAACGGTTTTGCCATTCATGGGATTACAAGCCAACAAAGTTCTGCAGGAGTAATTGCAGACAATAACGGAAGCGGAGAAGCCGTAGTCGGGAGAAACACCAGTGATATTGCAGGAGCTGTAGTAGGAAGAAATGACGGCGGAGCCTATGGCGTTCATGGTTTTATTGCCAACAACACTACAGGAACAGGAATTGGTGTTTATGGAAGAGTTGGTGTAAGCGGAAGTACAGGGAGAGCTGGAAGATTCCAAAATTTTAATACAGCAAACGACAAAAATACTCTTGAAGTTGAATCTAACAGCACAGGAAACATTCCTGATAATACTTTAGGAAATGTTTCATCTTTTCTTGCCAGTAACACAAACAGTGTAAGTGCAGCAGTACGTGGCGAAGTAAAAACCATCTTCGGAAACTTTGGAGCAGCAGGTATTTTTGGAGTATCATCTGGAACAGGAGGTTTTGGCGGATTATTTTATTCTTCAAACATCAACGGAAATGGTCGTGCTTTAGTTGCCTTAAATGATGGAAATGGCGACGCAATCGTTGCAAACGTGGGTAAAGACGGCGACGCAATCGAAGCAAATGTTGACGGAACCGGACGTGCAATTTACGGTTGGGTTCCTACGTTCAGTACGGGTAAAGCGGCAGAATTTAAAAATTTTAATACTGCGAATACTTCAACAGCACTTAGTGCTACAACAGTGGGAAATGGTATCGCAGGAGATTTCTTCGTAGATAATACAAACGGAACTTCTCCGGCAGTGAAAGGAAAAGTAAATTCTCAGTTCGCCAACTTCGGAACAGCAGGGGTTTATGGTGAATCTGCAGGAACAGGTGGTTTCGCAGGTTTATTTTATGCAAGTAACGCTTCTGGAAACGGACCCGCACTAATTGCTCTTGCCAACGGAAACGGAAACGGTATCACAGCGAATGCCAAAAATTCCGGTGACGGTGTAGAAGCAACAGTAGACGGTACCGGTTCGGCTATTTATGGATGGGTTCCGAATTTTGGAACAGGTAGAGCCGGATATTTCAGAAACTTCAATACAGCAAACTCTCAGGCAGTTTTATCTGTTACCAATGCAGGAACAGGAACAGGAGTTTTTGTGAATCACACCGGAGCATCCGGAAACATTGCCGTTCTCCAAAGCGCAGGTGCAAATGTTGCCAGAATAAACAAAACTGGCACAGCTTTCTTTAATGGAGGAACTCAAAACAGTGGTGCAGATTTAGCAGAAGCATTCGATGTAGAAGGAAATACTTCAGATTATGAGCCAGGAGATATTCTTGTAATTTCAACAGACACAGACAGAACTGTAGAAAAATCTTCAAAACCATATTCCACTTTGGTTGCTGGAGTATATGCTACAAAACCTGGTGTTCTTTTAACAGAAGAAAATATTGATTCTGAACTGATCGGCAAAGTTCCGATGGGGGTTGTAGGGGTAATTCCTACTAAAGTTTGCCTTGAAGGAGGAAAAATAAAAAGAGGTGATCTTTTGGTAACCTCATCAAAATCCGGAGTTGCCATGAAAGCCAATCCTAAAAAAGTAAGAATAGGACAGGTCATCGGAAAAGCACTTCAGGACTATGCCCAAAACTCAATCGGAAAAATAAAAGTATTAGTTAACATCAAATAA
- a CDS encoding T9SS type A sorting domain-containing protein translates to MKRTSIYGFFLILCTTLPFNAQKAILATGSNATGSNGSASYSVGQIDYSNKGTNNQIMEGVQQAYEITTLSTTETVGTDQKEILLYPNPFKDFIFLDFATNDYRNSDYELFDSSGKLVKKDKIKESKSEFNFSDIPSAMYIIRINQNGKNIKTFKIIKK, encoded by the coding sequence ATGAAAAGAACTTCTATTTATGGCTTCTTTTTGATTCTCTGTACAACATTACCATTCAATGCGCAAAAGGCAATTCTCGCAACAGGATCAAATGCAACCGGGAGCAACGGCTCAGCTTCTTACAGTGTCGGACAGATTGATTATTCCAATAAGGGAACTAATAATCAAATCATGGAAGGCGTACAGCAAGCGTACGAAATTACAACTCTTTCTACTACAGAAACTGTCGGCACAGACCAGAAAGAAATTCTATTATACCCAAATCCTTTTAAAGATTTTATTTTCCTGGATTTCGCTACAAATGACTACCGAAATTCTGATTATGAATTATTCGATTCTTCAGGAAAACTTGTGAAAAAAGACAAAATAAAAGAATCAAAATCAGAATTTAATTTTTCAGACATTCCTTCTGCGATGTACATTATCAGAATCAATCAGAATGGGAAAAACATTAAAACATTCAAAATCATTAAAAAATAA
- a CDS encoding S46 family peptidase: protein MKRIFLLFTFLLGFVQMRADEGMWLLMLIKRLNGVDMQKEGLHLTPEEIYSVNNSSLKDAIVSFGGFCTGEIVSDKGLIFTNHHCGYGAVAAASTPSKDYLKNGFWAMNQKDEFNSKDLYVRFLVRMDDATQRINSKLNNGMTAAERKAVIDAETKAIQTENSENGKYTVVVRDFFNGNEFYFFVYQDYKDIRLVGAPPSAIGKYGGDTDNWEWPRHTGDFTVFRVYADAAGNPSEFKPTNVPLKPKHFLPVSLKGIKPGDFSMILGYPGRTNRYLTSYGINQMVSKDYPAWVETSKLAMDVMKKYMDKDKTTQLGYASQYASVANYWKNRQGTIDAVIKNGTISDKQNIEKTFREWSVQPGNEMYDGVLDQIATYYKQVTDRNVERNYASLLTRNAKYIALAYQMAPTLDAYAKQDMAGRLAMKPKVEAAIKDAYDNINTELEGEMLNSLVNLYKTKVKADVASPTIMALDANTLSNVAFSSIFANKTSVTNFVLNPDRLKLDADPLLKIAKGIADDQRISGERFVKVDDNFAKNNRLFLAGLMKAMPEKKFYPDANSTMRLTYGTIDTLPIRDDRNYFGVTDNYYTTMEGLVGKYKAGDEEFDLPQRVIALQNAKDYGQYADKAGYLPVNFLSNNDITGGNSGSPVIDGDGNLIGIAFDGNSEALSGDIVFEDKWQKTISVDIRFVLWTIDKYAGARRIVDELKLVRDENTPADTGASKIKNVPAKKKKK, encoded by the coding sequence ATGAAAAGAATATTTTTACTATTCACTTTCTTACTTGGTTTTGTTCAAATGAGAGCAGACGAAGGGATGTGGCTGTTGATGCTCATCAAAAGACTAAACGGTGTTGATATGCAGAAAGAAGGTCTGCACCTTACTCCTGAAGAGATTTATTCTGTGAACAATTCGAGCCTTAAAGATGCTATCGTAAGCTTTGGTGGGTTTTGTACAGGAGAAATTGTTTCAGACAAAGGTCTAATTTTTACTAATCACCACTGTGGTTACGGGGCAGTTGCAGCAGCTTCTACTCCATCAAAAGATTATCTGAAGAATGGTTTCTGGGCAATGAACCAGAAAGACGAGTTCAACTCTAAAGATCTTTATGTAAGATTTTTGGTAAGAATGGATGATGCTACACAGAGAATCAATTCTAAATTGAATAACGGCATGACTGCAGCTGAAAGAAAGGCTGTAATTGATGCTGAAACAAAAGCAATTCAGACAGAAAATTCTGAAAACGGAAAATACACTGTTGTCGTAAGAGATTTCTTCAACGGAAACGAATTTTATTTCTTCGTTTATCAGGATTATAAAGATATCAGATTAGTAGGTGCACCGCCATCTGCAATCGGAAAATATGGTGGAGATACAGACAACTGGGAATGGCCAAGACACACAGGAGATTTTACAGTTTTCAGAGTGTATGCTGATGCTGCAGGAAATCCTTCAGAATTTAAACCAACCAACGTTCCTTTGAAGCCTAAGCATTTTTTACCGGTTTCTCTTAAAGGAATTAAGCCTGGAGATTTCTCAATGATCCTAGGTTACCCGGGAAGAACAAACCGTTATTTGACTTCTTACGGAATCAATCAAATGGTATCTAAAGACTATCCAGCTTGGGTAGAAACTTCAAAATTGGCAATGGATGTCATGAAGAAGTACATGGATAAAGATAAAACAACTCAGTTGGGTTATGCTTCTCAGTATGCTTCTGTAGCCAACTATTGGAAAAACAGACAAGGAACCATCGATGCCGTTATCAAAAACGGAACTATTTCTGACAAACAGAACATCGAAAAAACCTTCAGAGAATGGTCTGTACAGCCAGGTAATGAAATGTACGATGGCGTTTTAGACCAAATTGCTACTTACTATAAGCAAGTTACTGACAGAAACGTAGAAAGAAATTACGCTTCTCTTTTAACAAGAAATGCTAAATATATTGCTCTTGCTTACCAAATGGCACCTACTTTAGATGCTTACGCAAAACAAGATATGGCTGGAAGACTGGCTATGAAACCTAAGGTTGAAGCAGCTATTAAAGATGCTTATGACAACATCAATACTGAGTTGGAAGGCGAAATGCTAAACTCATTGGTCAACCTTTACAAAACAAAAGTAAAAGCTGATGTTGCATCGCCGACGATTATGGCTTTAGATGCTAACACATTGTCGAATGTTGCATTCTCTTCAATATTTGCCAACAAAACGTCTGTAACGAATTTTGTTTTGAACCCGGATCGTTTGAAATTAGATGCAGATCCTCTTTTGAAAATTGCAAAAGGTATCGCTGATGACCAAAGGATTTCTGGTGAAAGATTTGTAAAAGTTGATGACAATTTTGCTAAAAACAACCGTCTATTCTTAGCTGGTTTGATGAAAGCAATGCCTGAGAAAAAATTCTATCCGGATGCTAACTCTACCATGAGATTAACCTACGGAACGATTGATACATTACCAATCAGAGACGACAGAAACTATTTCGGAGTTACTGATAACTACTATACAACAATGGAAGGTTTAGTAGGTAAATACAAAGCTGGTGACGAAGAATTTGATCTTCCACAGAGAGTGATTGCACTTCAAAATGCTAAAGATTACGGTCAATATGCTGATAAAGCAGGTTACCTTCCGGTAAACTTCTTGTCAAACAATGATATTACAGGGGGTAACTCTGGTTCTCCGGTAATTGATGGTGACGGAAACCTTATCGGTATCGCATTCGACGGAAACAGCGAAGCACTAAGTGGTGACATTGTTTTTGAAGACAAATGGCAGAAAACAATCAGTGTAGACATCCGTTTTGTTCTTTGGACAATCGACAAATATGCTGGTGCAAGAAGAATTGTAGATGAGTTGAAATTGGTAAGAGATGAAAATACTCCAGCTGATACTGGTGCATCTAAAATCAAGAATGTTCCTGCAAAAAAGAAAAAGAAATAG
- the hflX gene encoding GTPase HflX, with translation MLEKKQHNYEKAVLVGVVTQNQDADKLQEYMDELEFLALTAGATIDRRFTQNLTQPDPKTFVGSGKAQEIKEYVKENEIGTIIFDDELSPSQLKNLEKEIEVKILDRTNLILDIFAQRAQTSYARTQVELAQYQYLLPRLSKMWSHLDKQKGGIGMRGPGETEIETDRRIIRDRISLLKDKLKVIDKQMATQRNNRGKVVRAALVGYTNVGKSTLMNAISKSDVFAENKLFATLDTTVRKVVIGNLPFLLTDTVGFIRKLPTQLVESFKSTLDEVREADLLIHVVDISHESFEDHIESVNQILMEINAHQKPMIMVFNKIDDFSYEKKDEDDLTPGSNKNVSLEEWKRTWMNKSKHPAVFISALTKENFPEMKRLIYDEVMKIHISRFPYNDFLFEYFDNDEDEASEKED, from the coding sequence ATGTTAGAAAAGAAACAACATAATTACGAAAAGGCAGTTTTGGTGGGCGTTGTCACACAGAATCAAGATGCTGATAAGTTACAGGAATATATGGATGAGCTGGAGTTTTTGGCTCTAACGGCAGGCGCTACGATAGACAGACGCTTTACTCAGAATTTAACTCAGCCAGATCCCAAAACTTTTGTAGGAAGCGGAAAAGCTCAGGAAATAAAAGAATATGTAAAAGAAAACGAGATAGGAACCATCATTTTTGATGATGAATTGTCACCTTCTCAGCTTAAAAATCTTGAAAAAGAAATTGAAGTAAAAATCCTCGACAGAACCAATCTTATCCTTGATATTTTTGCACAGAGAGCCCAGACTTCTTATGCAAGAACTCAGGTTGAATTGGCGCAATACCAATATTTGCTACCTAGATTAAGCAAAATGTGGTCTCACTTAGATAAACAAAAAGGGGGGATCGGGATGCGTGGTCCCGGTGAAACAGAGATTGAAACCGATAGAAGGATCATTCGTGACAGAATATCATTATTAAAAGATAAACTGAAAGTCATTGACAAACAAATGGCAACTCAGCGTAACAACAGAGGGAAAGTGGTTCGTGCAGCTTTAGTGGGTTATACCAACGTCGGAAAATCTACTTTGATGAATGCGATTTCTAAATCTGATGTTTTTGCTGAAAATAAACTTTTTGCAACGCTTGATACTACGGTAAGAAAAGTGGTTATCGGAAATTTACCTTTCCTTTTGACAGATACCGTAGGTTTCATCAGAAAATTACCGACTCAATTGGTAGAATCGTTTAAATCTACTTTGGATGAGGTAAGAGAAGCTGACTTGTTGATTCATGTGGTTGATATTTCTCACGAAAGTTTTGAAGATCATATAGAATCTGTGAATCAGATTTTAATGGAAATCAATGCACATCAGAAACCAATGATCATGGTTTTCAACAAAATTGATGATTTCAGTTATGAGAAAAAAGACGAGGACGATCTTACACCGGGTTCAAACAAAAATGTTTCTTTGGAAGAATGGAAAAGAACGTGGATGAATAAATCTAAGCATCCTGCAGTTTTTATTTCCGCTTTGACGAAAGAAAATTTCCCGGAAATGAAAAGACTAATCTATGATGAGGTGATGAAAATTCATATTTCAAGATTCCCATACAACGATTTCCTTTTCGAATATTTTGATAACGACGAAGACGAAGCATCAGAAAAAGAAGATTAA
- a CDS encoding DUF6122 family protein: MCPPEIALLKTCTHYFLHLAFPAVIALVFYRNQWKKTYFILLATMLVDLDHLFADPIFDPNRMSVGFHFLHSYYAIAVYFLLLFFKGNLRIIGIGLLFHMLTDFQDFALWCH; this comes from the coding sequence ATGTGTCCTCCAGAAATTGCTTTATTAAAAACATGTACGCATTATTTTCTGCATTTGGCTTTTCCTGCAGTTATTGCGCTTGTTTTTTATCGTAATCAATGGAAAAAAACGTATTTCATTCTTTTGGCGACAATGCTGGTTGATCTCGATCATTTATTTGCAGATCCTATTTTTGATCCGAACAGAATGAGCGTTGGGTTTCATTTTTTACATTCTTATTATGCTATTGCGGTGTATTTTTTGCTGTTGTTTTTTAAAGGAAATTTAAGAATAATTGGCATCGGATTGCTGTTTCATATGTTGACCGATTTTCAGGATTTTGCGCTTTGGTGTCATTAA